The DNA sequence TCGGTCCGCCGCCGTCCCGCAGCGGATGTGGAAGGCGTTCACGGGCACTCCCGCGGAGGCGGGATTTCCGCCGACCTCGTTCATGGAGACGAGCCGGTTGTAGATATACAGAGAGGTGTCCTCGAACCCCTTCGCCATGATCGGGCCCGTGAACTGCTGCCAGCGCATCAGGAACCGGAGCCATTCCTCCCTCTCGGTCCCGGCGAGGGCCGGGGGGATCTCCAGCAGCAGGACCCGCCGCAGGAAGTCGAACACGGGAGTGCTCGCTTCCGTGCTGCGCTGCTGCGCCCATTTCAGGGCTTTCGCGATGTGCCGGACGTCCCGGGCGGACAGCTCGGGGCTCCGCGCGTACGTCCGGTAGACGGGGAAGCAGGCGGTTACCTCGATTAGCGCGGCCCGCAGCTCCTTCCGGGGGAGGTCCCGGGCGTACCGGTCCTGCTCGGCCAGTCGGCCGAGGTGCTGGCCCAAGGAGTGCATTTCCCCGGCGAAGAGGGTGTCCATGATCAACTTCTTGCTGCGGTGGACCGTCTCCCGGAAATCCTGCGCCATGCCGTTGAATCGCGCGTAGACGTCGTCGAGGGTCTTCACGCCCCGCGCGCTGATGAAGACGCCGTTCAGCGCGTTCAGGAAGTCGTACCCCGTCGTTCCGTGGACAGGCCATTCGGGGGGAAGCATCTCCTCCTCCCCGAGGATCTTCTCCACCAGCACGTAGAATCCCGCGGGCGGGTTGTCGTCTTCCGCCCCCGTCAGGCGCTGCATGAGCCGAACGAGGTACCCTTGGGGATCGTACAGGCCGTCGACGTGGTCCACGCGCAGCCCGGTGATCTTACCCTCCCTCGCGAGGCGAAGCGCCAGCTCGTGCGCGGCGTCGAAGACCCGGGGATCCTCGACACGGAGGCTGACCAGGTCGCTGACGGCGAAGAAGCGCCGGTAGTTGATCTCCTCGTTCGCAAGCCGCCAGAAGGAGAGCCAGTAATGCTGCTCGGAGAGGATCCGGTCGAGGGCGTCGAAGCTGGCGGGATCGCCTTTCCGCCCGTTCACCATCCGCAAGGTTTCGTCGATGTGCTCCCGGATCTCGTGGCGCTCCGTGTACAGCCGCAGGAGACGCTCCTTGACCCCCTCTTCGGAAGCGTATCGATCCCGGGCCGACTCCGCATCCGCGGGAACGGTCTTGCCGAGGTGCTCGATCGAGGTGATGAGGTCCCACAGCTCGCGGAACGAGGGGTGGTCCGGCCCGTACGTCTCCTCCAGCGACGAAAGCCGCAGGGAAAGGATCCTCGGGTAGGAAAGGATGGAGACCGGCAGCCTCACGGAGTGACAGTGGACGATGAAGCCGCCCTTTTCCAGGCGCAGGGAGAGCTCCTGCTCCTCGATCATCCGGCCGTACGGCCCTCCGAGGATGGGGAGGAGGACCTTGCTGTTGAGCGCCTTCTTGGGGGAGTGCCAGTCGATGTCGAAGAATCCCGCGAACGGGGACCCCTGTCCGCTCTCCAGGACGTCCGTCCACCACCGGTTCTCTACGCTGGCGGCCATGTGGTTGGGGACGATGTCCAGCAGCAGCCCCATCCCCCGGTCCTGCAGCGCCTTCACGAGCGGATCGAAATTCCCCTCGCCTCCCAGTTCGACGTTCAGCCGGGTGGGGTCGGTCACGTCGTACCCGTGGGCGCTGCCCCGGCGTGCCTGGAAGATCGGCGAGGCGTACAGGTCGGTGACGCCCAGGGCTTCCAGGTACGGGACCAGGGCGACGGCGTGTTCGAACCGGAACCGCCGGTGGAACTGGAACCGGTAGGTGGCCGAGGGGATCCGGAGCGTCGCCACGGGTCAATTCTCCGGCACGACGAACGAGAGCTTCCTCCCGATGGAGCGGAACTGCCCGATCCAGAGGGCCGCCTGTCCGTCCCCCTCGCGGGACTTCGTCAGGAATCCGGGATAGACGGTATTCAGCAGGTCGTCGTAGATGTTCTGGGCTCCCCAGAAGAGCACCTCGAAGGGGAGGTCGTGGCCCATTTCAACGGCCTCCTCGAAGCGGCGGAGAAGGTCAAGGTCGTCGGGCTTCTCCCGGAAGTCGTTCGCGATCGCCTCGATCCTCTTCTGGAGCGCGAATCCGATGCCGGCCGACTCGAGCGGGATGCCGATGCCGGCGCCCTCTTCCAGCAGCCCGCGGATGACGGACGCGTCCAGGTTCTCCGCCGACACGGCCCGGTGCAGCTCGGCGTTCAGCGCGACCCTCGCGGAGGCGTAGAGGGGTTCGGGGAGCGGGATGTCTATCCCCGAAAGGAACCGCAACATGCTGGCGTGCTGATTGTAGATCCCCCGGTGGTTGGCTACCGTCTCGGAGAGGGTCTTGTCGAGGAGGATGTGCAGGATTTTTCGCAACTCGTCGCGGAACAGGAGTTTCAGGGAGTAGGTTCCCAGGCCGAATTGCCTGTCGACGGTCCGGATCACCTCGGGGAGGTCGGCGCCTTTGAAGACGTCCCCGATCTCCCGGGTGAGGGACTCGTACGCCTCCTCGCCCTGGAAGCCGCGGACCCCTCCGCTGACGTTGTGATCCCCCAGGTGAAGGACGCCGAAAGAGATCTGGGCGGATTCCCGCGTGATCCCCGAGGTGACGCGCGCCCTTCCCAGGAGAAGCTTCGTCCTGCCCGCCGTCTGGACGCGGAAGTCCTCGCGCTCGACGTCGTAGCAGAAGATCCGGTCCCGCTCGCCGTAATTCTCGAAGAGGGCGCTCACCGCGTAGTGGGCCGCGACCTTGTGCAGGTCCACCGTGGCCGGCTTCACGAACTTGTCGTACAGGGCGCGTCCGTCCTTGTGCTCCGGCACGTTGCTCTTGGCGCGCTCGAGCCGCTCCAGGAACCCGGCTTCGACGGAGTCGCCGAAGATCTCGCGGGACAGCTGCACGACGCGGCCGGCGTACTGGAGGACCTGCACCGTTTCGATCCCCGAGAGATCGTCGAAGAACCACCCGCAGCTCGTGTACATGAGCATGGCCTGCCGCTGGATCTCCATCAGCTGGAGCGCCCGGATCTTCTGCTCCGGCGTCAGCTCCCCGGCGGCGTGTCTTCCGAGAAATCCATCGACGGAGGCCTCGGACCGGTCGAGGATCACCGAGATGTACTCATCCCGGGCGGCCCAAGGGTCCTTGAAGACCTTCCTCCCTTCCCCTTCGAAGAGGGGGGCGATGGTGTCCCGGAGTCCGTCCATCGCCTCCCGCAGCGGTTTCCTCCACTCCTGGTTCCACCCCGGGCGGCCGCCGGAGTTGCACCCGCAGTCGCTTCGCCAGCGCTCCACGCCGTGGACGCAGCTCCAGGAGCTGTTGTCGAAGATCCGAACTTCGTGGGTGGGCGGGAATCTCTCCAGGTGCTCCCCGTAGTTCGTGACGCGGACCTCCGGGTTCGCGTCGAACAGGCGCAGCGCATGCGTGAGCGCCATCTCCCCGTGGGCGTGGTGGTGGCCGTACGTCTCGCCGTCGGTGGCGATATGCACCAGCTGCTGCGGCCACGGACGCTGGTCCGAGAAAGCCCCCAGCAGGCGGTTGGCGAGGGACTCCCCGTTGTCGAGGAGCCGCTCGAAGGCGACTCCCTGGGAGATGGGCCCGTCGTAGAAGAACAGGCAGATCTTCCGGCCCGAAGGAAGATGGAGTTCGTACGGGATCGCGGGATCGATCCTGCCGTCGCTGACGTTCCGCCAGTCGCGGCTCCCTTTTTTCCGCACCTTGGCCGCCTGGCGGGGGGCGAGGATCGTGAACCGGATCCCCTCGCCGGCCAGGGTCTCCAGGGTGCCGGCGTCCGCCGCGGTTTCCGGGAGCCACATCCCCTCCGGCGGCCGGCCGAACCGGTGCGTGAAATCCCGGATCCCCCAGCGGACCTGCGTCGCCTTGTCCCGCGCGTTGGCCAGGGGAAGGATGATGTGGTTGTACCCCTGCGCCAGGGCGGAGCCGTGTCCCGAGAACGCCTTGCGGCTTTCCCGGTCGCCTTCGAGGATGGCCCGGTACTCCTCGGGGGATTTCTCTTCCATCCAGGACAGCAGCGTCGGGCCGAAGTTGAAGCTGATGCGGGAGTAGTTGTTGACGATCTTCTCGATGCGCCCGTCCCCGGCGAGGACACGGGAGAACGCATTGGCCCCGTAGCATTCGGCCGTGACCCGCTCGTTCCAGTCGTGGAAGGGGAAGGCGGAGTCCTGCACCTCGATCGACTCCAGCCACGGGTTCTCCCGCGGCGGCTGGTAGAAGTGGCAGTGGATGCAGACGTATCGGTCCATCTATCGGGCCTCCTGGCCGGGGGATAAAAGCAGTATGAAGGACTTCGGGCGGACCGCGAGTACGTTTCCCGCGCGCGGGTCCGGCCGTTCGGCGGCCGGTCCCCCGGCCCCCCCCCAACGGGCGTCGGAGGAATCCAGTGCCTTTTTCCACGGGCCGCCGGGAAGGGTCAGGATCGCCGGCGCGTCCCCGAAATGGAACACCGCCGCGGCCCGGGTGGGCCCGTTGCGGCGCAGGACGACGAGGGCGTTTTCCTTTTCGAAGGCGGTCACCTCCATCCCTTCCCGGTCCGTCCGGGACAGGACCGGATCGGTCTTCCGGATCCGGATCAGCTCCCGGTGGAGTTCCAGGAGGAGCGCATGGGTTCCCGATTCCCGAAGCGCCGGGTCCGGCCGGGAACGCAGGAACGTCCCCTCGTCCTGGGGATCGGGGGTCTCCCCGTTCCAGCCGAAGGCGGCGAACTCCTCTTTCCGCCCTTTCCGGACCGCCTCGATGAGGGCATCGTCCCCATGGTGCACGAAGTAGAGGAACGGGGCAACCTCGCCGTACTCCTCCCCCATGAACAGGAGCGGCAGGAAGGGGGAGAGCAGGACGACGCCCGCGGCGAGCTTCAGGGATTCGAAGGACGCCAGCCTGGAGAGCCGGTCCCCGAGTCTCCGGTTTCCCACCTGGTCGTGGTTCTGGGCGAACACGACGAACTTCTCCGCGGGGAGCCGGCGCGAGGAATTTCCGTGCCGGCGCCGGCGGTACGCGGAGTATTGCCCGGAGTAGACGAAGCCGTCGGTGAACGCGCGCGCCAGGCGCCCGATCCCGCCGAAATCGGCGTAGTACCCGTCGCGCTCGCCCGTCAGCAGGGTGTGGAGGGCGTGGTGAAAGTCGTCGTTCCACTGGGCGTCGAGCCCGTAACCCCCCTCTTCCGGCGGGGTGACGACCCGCGCGTCGTTCAGATCGCTTTCCGGGATCAGGTACGCCATCCGGTTCTCCTCCTCCCGAAGGCCGCGCACGGCCGCGGCGAGCTCCGCGAGGAAGGGAGAGGCGCTGAAGTCCAGGATGCCGTGGATCGCGTCGAGGCGCAGCGCGTCCGCGTGGAACTCCCGCAGCCGGCAGAGGGCGTTCTCCCGGAAAAACCTCCGCACCTCGTCGCTGTGGGGGCCGTCGAAATTCACGGCGTTTCCCCACGGGGTGCGGTACCGGTCGCTGAAGTAGGGGGCGAAGTCGGAAAGGTAATTCCCCTCCGGCCCGAGGTGGTTGTAGACCACGTCCAGCACGACGGCCAGGCCGCGCCGGTGGCAGGCGTCGATCAGGCGCTTCAGCCCTTCCGGCCCCCCGTAGCTCTCCTGCACGGCGAACGGGTAGACGCCGTCGTACCCCCAGTTCCTCCTCCCCGGGAACGGCGCCACGGGCATCAGCTCCACGGCGGTGACCCCCAGCTCCACGAGGGAGTCCAGTCGCGGGATGACGGCGTCGAAGGTCCCCTCGGGCGTGTACGTCCCGACGTGCAGCTCGTACAGGATGTACGAGGAGAGGGGGATCCCGCGCCATTCGCGGTCCCCCCACGCGAACGTACCGGCGTCGACGACCATGGAGGGGCCGTGGACACCGTCGGGCTGGCGGCGCGAAGCGGGGTCGGGACGCTCGATCCCGTTGCCCAGGCGGTAGAGGTACATCGCGCCCGCCGTCACCCCGTCGACGACCGCATGGTGGTACCCGGACCCGTCGCGCCCGAGGCCCACGACGCGCTCCGCCGGGGAGAGCAGGCGGACCTCGACAGCCCGCGCCGACGGCGCGAACACGAGGAAGCGGCAGCGGCCGCCCGGAAGGGGGGTCGCGCCGAGGGGGTGGGCGCGAGGATCGGTCATGCCCCGGTCCCGCCGCTTTTGAGGAACAGGGCGGACAGCGGCGGGACCACCAGGGTCAGGGAGTGGAACCGCCCCTGGGCGCCGACGGGCGCCGCCTCGATGCCGCCGATATTCCCCTGCCCGCTTCCGCCGTACTCCTTCGCGTCGCTGTTCAGGCACTCCCGCCAGAACCCGGCGCGGGGAACGCCGATCCGGTAATTGTGCCTCGGGACGGGGGTGAAGTTGAAGACCCCCAGGACGATGTCGTCCCTCCCAAGGGTCTTCCGGAACAGGCTGATCACGCTCTGTTCGGCGTCCCGGGCGTCGGCCCATTCGAATCCTTGCGGGTCGAAATCGAGTTCGTGCATAACGGGTTCGTCCCGGTAGAACCGGTTCAGATCCTCCACCCAGCGGGAAAGCGCGGCGTGCCGTGGCTCTTCCGCGAGTCGCCAGTCCAGGGCCGCGTCGTGGTTCCACTCCCTCCACTGCCCGAACTCCCCTCCCATGAAGAGAAGCTTCTTCCCCGGCTGGGCGTACATGTACCCGAAAAGGGCGCGGAGGTTCGCGAACTTCCGCCAGTCGTCGCCGGGCATCCTCCCGAGGAGCGATCCTTTCCCGTGGACGACCTCGTCGTGGGACAGGGGGAGGACGAAGTTCTCCGAGAAGGCGTACATCCCCCGGAACGTGAGCTTGTCGTGGTGGAACTTCCGGTAGATCGGATCCTCGGACATGTACGCCAGCGTGTCGTGCATCCATCCCATGTCCCATTTCATCCCGAATCCGAGCCCCCCCACGTAGTTCGGGCGGGAGACCATGGGCCAGGCGGTGGACTCCTCGGCGATCGTCACGACGTCGGGAAACGCCCCGTACACCGTCTCGTTGAGGCGGCGCAGGAATGCGATCGCGTCGACGTTCTCCCGTCCTCCGTACCGGTTGGGGATCCACTCCCCGACCTTCCGGGAATAGTCGAGATACAGCATCGACGCCACGGCGTCGACGCGCAGACCGTCCGCGTGGTAGACGTCCAGCCAGAAGAAGGCGCTGCTGAGGAGAAAGCTCTGCACCTCCTTGCGCCCGTAGTTGAAGATCTCCGTGTCCCAGTCCGGGTGGTGACCCTGGCGGGGGTCTGCGTGCTCGTAGAGGTGCGTGCCGTCGAAAAAGGCGAGCCCGTGCCCGTCCTTGGAGAAGTGGGAGGGGACCCAGTCCAGGAGGACGCCGATCCCGTGCCGGTGCAGGGTGTCCACGAGGTGCATGAAGTCCTGCGGGGTCCCGTACCGGCTCGTCGGGGCGAAGTACCCCGTCCCCTGGTATCCCCAGGAGCCGTAGAACGGGTGTTCCATCACCGGGAGGAATTCCACGTGGGTGAAATTCATCCGGGTCAGGTAGGAGGCGAGACGGGGAGCGAGCTCCCGGTATGTCAGCGGACGGTTCCCCTCCTCCGGAACCCGCATCCAGGATCCGAGGTGCATCTCGTAGATGGCCATGGGCCGGTCCGCGGCGTTCCGCTTCCGCCGACCGGCCATCCATCCGGCATCGTCCCATTCGTTCCGGAGGTCCCACACGATGCTCCCGGGCTCCGGGGGAGCCTGGGAAAAGAACGCGAACGGGTCGGATTTATCGTACCGGTACCCACCATATCGCGAGATCACGTGGTACTTGTAGGCCGACCCGGCTCCCGCGCCCGGGAGGAATCCCTCCCAGATCCCCGAATTCCCCCGGGGACGCAGCGGGTCCGTGCGGTTGTCCCACCCGTTGAACTCCCCCATGACGGAAACCCCCTCCGCGTTTGGCGCCCATACGGCGAAATACGTGCCCGCATCGGTTCCCGATTCGAGGAGATGGGCCCCGAACTTTTCGTGGAGGCGGAGGTGGGTCCCCTCGTTGAACAGGTACAGGTCCTGATCGGTCAGCAAGGTCACGTCGTATCGCATGGAGGGTCACCTGCCTTTCGGATTCGGTCGGTCTCCCCCGGCGCTTCGACGGGTCACTCCGGCGCCTCCATGAGGGAAAGGATCCCCAGCAGCGGGAGCTTGACCCAGTCGGGCCGGTTGTTCAGCTCGTACCCCAGTTCGTAGATCGCTTTTTCCAGAAGGTACACGTCGAGCAGGACCTCCAGCTCCTCCCGGGTATGGGGGAGGAACGATCCTTCCCTCGCGACGGCGAGGTACCCATGGAGGAACGCCGAGGCGACCCATCCGTTCCAGCAATCGGCCCACGGCTCGAGGGACGTAACGTCGCCCGGCCGGACGACGCTGCCGCCGACCTCCCCGGTGAGGGGCGCGCGGGAGGCGTAGTGGAACGAACGGAGCATCCCCGCCACGTCCCGCACCGGGGACCGCTTGATCCGGCGGTCGGACAGGGAACGGGCCGGCTCCCCCTCGAAATCGATCAGCACGAACTCCTTTCCGGTGTATAGCACCTGCCCAAGGTGGTAGTCGCCGTGGACCCGGATCCGCATCGCCGTGATCTTCCTGCCGAGGATTCCCTGGAAGCGCTTCAGGATCCTTTCCTCCATTTCGAGGACCTTCCGCGCCGGATCGCGAAGGGGTTCCGGCAAGGTCCGGACCCGCTTCCGCAGCAGGGCGAACATCTTGGCGGTGAGGTTCCGCATCGACTGGTACAGGGACCGCTGGTAGAACGGCGTGAACGGCTCGGGGGCGAACGCCGGGTTTTCCACGTTCGCGGCCATGGCGAGGTGGAATTCCGCCGTCCGCTCTCCCAGCTGGCGGGCCGACAGGAGGTACGAACCGATCAGTTCGCCCGCCTTCGGGGGGACGGTCTCCTCGACCGCCCGGACCGGTCGGCCCGGCGGGCGGGGAACTTCCCCGATGTCGGCGGACCGCGTCATGACCCGCTCGAAGAACCTGCCGAGGCTGTCCAGGGTGTATTGCCACGCATCCCCGCGGTTCGGGACGAACCCGAGGAGGATCCCCAGGGTCATCGGTTCCTCGTGGGGCCGCGCAAACTGCAGGGAGCCGGCGACGGGAGGAGCGTGCGGGAAGGCCGCCCCCTCCGTCAGGTAGGTCCCGATCTCGAGGTCCGGATTGACGCCAGGGTCGACCCGGCGGAAGATCTTGAGGATCATCCTGTCACCGAAGATCACCGAACTGTTGCTCTGTTCCGTTTTCCCCGGCGTCGGCGCCGGGGTCTCCCTCGAATCGCCGCGGATCTTCCGGAACGCCCGGGTCGGGACGCCGAGGATCTCCCCCGCCAGGCCCCGGAAGCGCCGCCGGTGGCCGATCGCGTCCAGGAGGAACAGGCACGACTCCCTGTCCTGCAGGGCGTCGAAGAGAACGCTCTCCCGCGAGGCGCCCGCGGTCCGGGCGATCACCCCCCCGGGGGCGTCGGCCAGCATCCGCTCCGCGTCGGGGCCGGACGCGAAGGCGACGGGGAGGGAATAGACCTCCGGGTCCCCCTCCGTGTAATCGACCTGCACGAGCAGCAGGTGCAGGTGAGACGCCCCGTTGGAGAGGGGGATCGCCTCCAGGATCCGGGCCCACTTGATGCGCCGGGCCTTCCCCCCGAACCAGCGCCGGTTCCGCAGGAAGGCGGACAGGATCTTCTCCAGCGCTCCGCGATGATCCTTCCGGAACAGGCTTTCCAGGCTTCCCTTGACCTGCAGAAGGGGCGCCCGGGTCTCCGCGGCGGCCGTGGCGGCCTCCGTCTCCCCGGAGGGACTCTCCAGGGAGAACCAGTAGAAGACGTGCGCCGCGAGGGTGAGGAAGTACGGCGGATCCTTGATGGGGGGGAACCCGGTCTTCCCGACCAGCTCCACGGGGATCTTCCCCTTGTGCGCGGACAGGTCGATCTCCACGAACTGGGGGAACCGGGACAGGTTCGCCACCACCAGGATCAGCTCGTCCCCGAACGACCGGAGAAACGCAAGCACCCTGTGGTTCTCCGGGGTGAGGAACTCGATGGAGCCCCTGCCGAAGGCCTTGAACTGCTTGCGGAGGGCGATGACCCGCTTCATCCACCAGAGCAGGGAGCTGGAGATGTTCTGGCGCGCCTCGACGTTGACCGTCTCGTAGTGATAATCCGGGTCGATCGTCACCGGCAGGAACAACTTCTGGGAGCTTGCGCGGGAGAATCCGGCGTTGCGGTCGGCGCTCCACTGCATCGGGGTGCGCACGCCGTTCCGGTCGCCGATGTAGATGTTGTCCCCCATGCCGATCTCGTCTCCGTAGTAGATGACCGGAGTCCCCGGGAGGGAGAGCAGGAGGGCGTTCATCAGCTCGAACTTCTTCCGGTCCTTCCCGAGCAGGGGGTAGAGACGGCGGCGGATCCCGAGGTTGATCCTCGCGTGCGGGTCGTTGGCGTATACCCGGTACATGTAGTCCCGCTCCTCGTCGGTGACCATTTCGAGTGTCAGCTCGTCGTGGTTCCGGAGGAACAGGGCCCATTGGCAATCCGAAGGGATGGGAGGCGTCTGGGACAAAATGTCGATGATCGGGTACCGATCCTCCATGCGGATCGCCATGAACATCCGGGGCATCAGCGGGAAGTGGAACGCCATGTGGCACTCGTCCCCTTCCCCGAAATAGGCGACCGCGTCCTCGGGCCACTGGTTGGCCTCCGCCAGCAGCATCCGGTTGGGGTACCGCTCGTCCACGCGCTTCCGGATCGTCTTGAGCTCCCTGTGCGTCTCGGGGAGGTTTTCGCAGCCGGTCCCTTCCCGTTCGTAGAGGTACGGCACGGCGTCCAGCCGCAGGCCGTCCACTCCCATGGCCAGCCAGAACTGCATCGTCTTGAGCATGGTCCGGCGGACCTCGGAGTTGTCGAAGTTCAGGTCGGGCTGGTGGGAGTAGAACCGGTGCCAGTAGTAGGCGTTCGCCAGCGGGTCCCACGTCCAGTTGGCGGATTCGAAATCCTTGAAGATGATCCGCGCGTCCCGGTACTTGTCCGGCGAGTCGCTCCAGACGTAGAAGTTCCGCCATTTGCTGCCGGGGGGGGACCGGCGGGCCCTCTGGAACCACGGGTGCTGGTCCGAGGTGTGGTTCAGGACGAGCTCGGTGATGACCCGGAGTCCGCGTCGGTGCGCTTCCCGCAGGAACAGCCGGAAATCGGACAGCGCTCCGTAGGCCGGGTGCACGGCGGTGAAGTTGGAGATGTCGTACCCGTCGTCCTTCAGGGGGGAGGGATAGAAGGGGAGAAGCCACAGGGCGGTGACGCCGAGATCGTGCAGGTAGTCGAGCTTCTCGGTCAGCCCACGGAAATCCCCGACGCCGTCGCCGTCGCTGTCGAAAAAGGAGCGGACGTGCAGCTCGTAGATGACCGCGTCCTTGTACCAGGACGGGTCGTCCCCGGGCGCGATCTTTTTCTTCTCTTCCGCGGCCATCGGTTTCCCGGTCCCTTTCCCGCTACATGAAGTAGTCGAAATCCTTCTCGGTGCGGACCCTGCGGCGCAGCCGGATGATGTGCGCCGGAACGGCGGAAGGGTCGAGCTCGACGAAGAACCGGCGCCCCTGCCACAGGAATCGCGCCCCGCTCAGCAGGTCGTGCCCCTGGAACGGGGCGGCGGCGCTCAGCCCGAACTCCTCGAGGGGGAGCTCCACCCAGCCGGACTGCGTGTGGCGGGGGTCGAGGTTGACCACAACGAGAACGGTCCCGGAACCGTCCTCCGCGGATTTGCTGTAGGCGATCAGCTGATCGTTGTCCACCGGGTGGAACCGGAGGTTGTCGTCCGACTGAAGCGGCGGGGACTCCCTTCGGATGCGGTTCACCAGGGCGATGAATTCGCGGAGGCTGTCCGGCCTGCCGGTGTCCCAGGTCCGGATCTCGTACTTCTCCGAGTCGAGGTACTCCTCCCTGCCCGGGGCGAGGGCCACGTGTTCGCACAGCTCGAAGGCGGGCCCATAGATCCCGTAGCTCGCCCCGAGCGTGGCGGCCAGGACCAGCCGGGCCATGAACGCGGGACGTCCGCCGTATTGCAGATGCTCGGTCAGGATGTCGGGGGTGTTCGGCCACAGGTTGGGCCGGAAGTATTCCCGCACATCCGTCTGCGTCAGGTCCCGGAAGTACGCCTCGAGCTCCGGCTTCGTGTTTCTCCAGGCGAAATAGGTGTAGGACTGCGTGAAGCCCGCCTTCGCCAGCCGGTACATGACTTTCGGGCGGGTGAACGCCTCGGCCAGGAAGATCGCCTCCGGGTGTTCCCGCCGGATCCCGGCGATCAGCCACTCCCAGAAGGCGAACGGCTTGGTGTGGGGGTTGTCGACCCGGAAGATCCGGACACCGCGCCCGGCCCAGAAGAGCACGATGCTTTTCAGCTCCTCCCAGAGTTCCATCCAGCGAGGGGTATCGAAATCGAACGGGATGATGTCCTCGTACTTCTTCGGGGGGTTCTCGGCGTACTGCACCGTGCCGTCGGGGCGCATCCGGAACCACTCGGGGTGCTCCGTGACGTATGGATGGTCCGGCGCGCACTGGAAGGCGATGTCCATGGCGATCTCGATCCCCTGGCCCCGGGCGGCACGGACAAGGTCCTCGAACTCCCCGATCGTCCCGAGCTGTGGATGGACCGCCTTGTGGCCCCCCTCGGCGGATCCGATCGCCCAGGGGCTGCCGACGTCCTCCGGCCGGGCGACGGTAACGTTGTTCCTTCCCTTGCGGTTTACGCGCCCGATCGGGTGGATCGGGGGGAGGTAGAGGACGTCGAACCCCATCGAGGCTACGTACGGCAGGCGCGCCTCCACGTCCTTGAAGGTGCCGTGGCGCCCCGGCTCCGGGGAGCACGACCGCGGGAACAGCTCGTACCACGCGCCGAACCGGGCCCTTTCCCGGTCCACCACGACCGGCAGCTCTCTTCCGTACCCGGTGGACAAGGTGCGGTCCGGGTATCGGTCCGCGAGGAGGCCCAGTTCCCCGTCCAGCGCGGCGGCGGCGCACTCCGGGGCACCGCGGCCCTCCCCTGGACGGATGGACCGCGCGAAGGTCAGGAGCTTCCGGCGGTCCGCGCCCTTGGCGCGTTTCGCGGCGTCTTCCGCGAGGGCGGCGCCCACCAGGAGATCGACGGAGATCTCCTGGCCCGCTTCCATCTTCTTCGAGAGGTCCCGCTGCCAGGAGAGGAACCGGGCGACCCAGG is a window from the bacterium genome containing:
- the treY gene encoding malto-oligosyltrehalose synthase; this translates as MATLRIPSATYRFQFHRRFRFEHAVALVPYLEALGVTDLYASPIFQARRGSAHGYDVTDPTRLNVELGGEGNFDPLVKALQDRGMGLLLDIVPNHMAASVENRWWTDVLESGQGSPFAGFFDIDWHSPKKALNSKVLLPILGGPYGRMIEEQELSLRLEKGGFIVHCHSVRLPVSILSYPRILSLRLSSLEETYGPDHPSFRELWDLITSIEHLGKTVPADAESARDRYASEEGVKERLLRLYTERHEIREHIDETLRMVNGRKGDPASFDALDRILSEQHYWLSFWRLANEEINYRRFFAVSDLVSLRVEDPRVFDAAHELALRLAREGKITGLRVDHVDGLYDPQGYLVRLMQRLTGAEDDNPPAGFYVLVEKILGEEEMLPPEWPVHGTTGYDFLNALNGVFISARGVKTLDDVYARFNGMAQDFRETVHRSKKLIMDTLFAGEMHSLGQHLGRLAEQDRYARDLPRKELRAALIEVTACFPVYRTYARSPELSARDVRHIAKALKWAQQRSTEASTPVFDFLRRVLLLEIPPALAGTEREEWLRFLMRWQQFTGPIMAKGFEDTSLYIYNRLVSMNEVGGNPASAGVPVNAFHIRCGTAADRWPHTMNATTTHDTKRSEDVRARINVLSEIPEEWEKRLQHWSRQNAGKRRIVNGIATPAPGEEILLYQTLLGVWPLEGVDLPGLKSRIESYMVKAIREAKIHTRWIRPNMAHETAVKEFVASLLEDPSPDTNAFLADFLPFQRKVAHYGAINSLAQLLLKIASPGVPDIYQGSELWDFSLVDPDNRRPVDYPRRARLLQDLMTMESPGAAPLPPELLSTWEDGRIKLFVTYKALSFRRERKELFLDGAYVPLPVTGGVKEHALAFARKRDDAWAIAAVPRLATRLAPPGDFPLGLGVWGARTVLRLAAEAPGKWRNVFTGEILHASGGNGAKLLHLHAVFHDFPVALLEGLPEP
- a CDS encoding DUF3536 domain-containing protein; this encodes MDRYVCIHCHFYQPPRENPWLESIEVQDSAFPFHDWNERVTAECYGANAFSRVLAGDGRIEKIVNNYSRISFNFGPTLLSWMEEKSPEEYRAILEGDRESRKAFSGHGSALAQGYNHIILPLANARDKATQVRWGIRDFTHRFGRPPEGMWLPETAADAGTLETLAGEGIRFTILAPRQAAKVRKKGSRDWRNVSDGRIDPAIPYELHLPSGRKICLFFYDGPISQGVAFERLLDNGESLANRLLGAFSDQRPWPQQLVHIATDGETYGHHHAHGEMALTHALRLFDANPEVRVTNYGEHLERFPPTHEVRIFDNSSWSCVHGVERWRSDCGCNSGGRPGWNQEWRKPLREAMDGLRDTIAPLFEGEGRKVFKDPWAARDEYISVILDRSEASVDGFLGRHAAGELTPEQKIRALQLMEIQRQAMLMYTSCGWFFDDLSGIETVQVLQYAGRVVQLSREIFGDSVEAGFLERLERAKSNVPEHKDGRALYDKFVKPATVDLHKVAAHYAVSALFENYGERDRIFCYDVEREDFRVQTAGRTKLLLGRARVTSGITRESAQISFGVLHLGDHNVSGGVRGFQGEEAYESLTREIGDVFKGADLPEVIRTVDRQFGLGTYSLKLLFRDELRKILHILLDKTLSETVANHRGIYNQHASMLRFLSGIDIPLPEPLYASARVALNAELHRAVSAENLDASVIRGLLEEGAGIGIPLESAGIGFALQKRIEAIANDFREKPDDLDLLRRFEEAVEMGHDLPFEVLFWGAQNIYDDLLNTVYPGFLTKSREGDGQAALWIGQFRSIGRKLSFVVPEN
- the treZ gene encoding malto-oligosyltrehalose trehalohydrolase, with protein sequence MTDPRAHPLGATPLPGGRCRFLVFAPSARAVEVRLLSPAERVVGLGRDGSGYHHAVVDGVTAGAMYLYRLGNGIERPDPASRRQPDGVHGPSMVVDAGTFAWGDREWRGIPLSSYILYELHVGTYTPEGTFDAVIPRLDSLVELGVTAVELMPVAPFPGRRNWGYDGVYPFAVQESYGGPEGLKRLIDACHRRGLAVVLDVVYNHLGPEGNYLSDFAPYFSDRYRTPWGNAVNFDGPHSDEVRRFFRENALCRLREFHADALRLDAIHGILDFSASPFLAELAAAVRGLREEENRMAYLIPESDLNDARVVTPPEEGGYGLDAQWNDDFHHALHTLLTGERDGYYADFGGIGRLARAFTDGFVYSGQYSAYRRRRHGNSSRRLPAEKFVVFAQNHDQVGNRRLGDRLSRLASFESLKLAAGVVLLSPFLPLLFMGEEYGEVAPFLYFVHHGDDALIEAVRKGRKEEFAAFGWNGETPDPQDEGTFLRSRPDPALRESGTHALLLELHRELIRIRKTDPVLSRTDREGMEVTAFEKENALVVLRRNGPTRAAAVFHFGDAPAILTLPGGPWKKALDSSDARWGGAGGPAAERPDPRAGNVLAVRPKSFILLLSPGQEAR